In the Granulosicoccus antarcticus IMCC3135 genome, TGTGGGTGACGGTCGAATCAACGTTGCCGGACTTCCAGAAAGCGGCATGGAACAGCTAGCGGACGCTATCTGCACAGTACTCGCCGAAGTCGAGTAATCGGCCAAGGAGCACGAAGGGCCGGTTGCTTCAGGCAATCGGCCCCCTACAACTCTATTGATTACACGGTACTGGTGATTACACGGTACTGGCTGGCAGTGTGAACTGCCCATCGGGCAACTCCAGGAAGGCTGCAATACCGGCTGCGGCTATGACGCTAACCGTTCCCGCCTCCTCGTCCACTACATTCAAACCGCCCATCTCAACGTTCACAGTGACGGTGCCATAGGGAATTTCTGCCGCGACGGCCGCCGCATCGACCTGCTCTGGCTTCTGCACACCAATCGTGACGGTGACCTGCATGTCATCGCGATTCAGACCCAGACTGCGAAACAAGGTCAGTGAGCTGTGATGCAAAGCATCGTGAACGGCTCGTCGTGCAGCCTTGGTGTAGTCCTCACCGTACAGATCGTTGCCGGTTCCCATTTCCAGAATGATGCGCTTCATGCTCATGAGCTGGCTCCTGAATCTGCCTGAAGCACATTCAGATACACCACAGCAGCGGCATTGGCAATGACGGTTACATTGCCGGTCTCTTCATTGATGATATCCAGACCGCCCTTGACTACTCGCACCTGGGCACGACCGTAAGGCAGAACCTCGGCGACACGCTCACGATCCACGGACTCGGGCTTGGCAACACCGATTTCCACGTCCACTTCCATGCTTTCGCGTGGGTATCCCAAGGCGGGGGCTACAGAGACGGAGTTATGCCAGAGGGCATCTTTCAAAGCGCGGATAGCCGCTTTCGTATAGTCCTGACCCCGCAGGTCAGTTCCCATACCCATTTCCATCAATAGACGCTTTCTTGCCATGATCCTTTACTACTCCGTTTTGTGCTTTCGTACCGGAATAGTGACATGAAAACTGTGATTGCCGGATTGCGGGTGGCACAGGACCATTGTTACTTGGGGCGTCTTGCCCGTGTGAGAACCAGCTCTCATTGAGTAGTCAATGTAACCGCCGATAACCCGAGCATGTTCATACTATCTACCAAGGCGCTTTCTCATACCTTCGGACAAGCCCAAGCGCTACTCAGACTGTGCCTGCTGAGTTTACTATTGTTAATTCCAGATGTAACCCAGGCGGCCATTTACAGCTGTGCGACCAGCAATGGAGGAAGGATATTTCAGGATCGCCCTTGCCCGATAGTTATTCAACAAAAAACACCGGTAAAAACACAGCGCCTGATGCCTTTTGGCATTCACGAGTCCTGGTTTGAATTACCACAACAGGCACAAGGGCGCGCCTATTGTGATCGGCGTCGCTGCGAATGCGGTGAACTACAACGAAGTTTCAATGGCTCGCTGGATCAGGCGCTCGCTGATGCACTGTATATCGATGGCGGCTGGCATCGCTACGAAACCAGCTATAAGCTCTGGCTTGCCGCA is a window encoding:
- a CDS encoding Lin0512 family protein, with protein sequence MARKRLLMEMGMGTDLRGQDYTKAAIRALKDALWHNSVSVAPALGYPRESMEVDVEIGVAKPESVDRERVAEVLPYGRAQVRVVKGGLDIINEETGNVTVIANAAAVVYLNVLQADSGASS
- a CDS encoding DUF4124 domain-containing protein, which codes for MFILSTKALSHTFGQAQALLRLCLLSLLLLIPDVTQAAIYSCATSNGGRIFQDRPCPIVIQQKTPVKTQRLMPFGIHESWFELPQQAQGRAYCDRRRCECGELQRSFNGSLDQALADALYIDGGWHRYETSYKLWLAAPGSSKARHDYTRQMEDAACNVMISQQLLREYAEEVTERLRQKARLAEEYGFDQPEPCQDQIREACSYLDAVELLQRIQSDARALQIPRELTDSTPALPLNR
- a CDS encoding Lin0512 family protein, whose translation is MSMKRIILEMGTGNDLYGEDYTKAARRAVHDALHHSSLTLFRSLGLNRDDMQVTVTIGVQKPEQVDAAAVAAEIPYGTVTVNVEMGGLNVVDEEAGTVSVIAAAGIAAFLELPDGQFTLPASTV